A genomic window from Methylorubrum extorquens includes:
- a CDS encoding TetR/AcrR family transcriptional regulator — translation MQASPLITDELSAETPTPRQQAVLDAALALMVDGRDPLTMDAVARRASCSKETLYRWFGDRDGLLTATVRWQASRVHAGRYDVSGLDAVALRKNLLDFAETWLAVITSPTSVALNRIAIADAGSSKSTLGGIVLANGRFAIGERVKPVLEAGRTAGLLVFEDSEAAFRTFFGLVGRDIQIRLLLGDALDLDAAGIRSDAARAVEQFLALYGRAKP, via the coding sequence ATGCAGGCGAGCCCCCTCATCACCGACGAGCTTTCAGCCGAAACGCCCACCCCCCGCCAGCAGGCGGTGCTGGATGCCGCGTTGGCGCTGATGGTCGATGGACGTGATCCGCTGACCATGGACGCGGTGGCGCGCCGGGCGAGCTGCTCGAAGGAGACGCTCTATCGCTGGTTCGGCGACCGTGACGGCCTGCTCACCGCGACGGTGCGCTGGCAGGCCTCGCGCGTCCATGCCGGCCGCTACGACGTGAGCGGGCTGGACGCCGTCGCCTTGCGCAAGAACCTGCTCGATTTCGCAGAGACCTGGCTCGCGGTCATCACCAGCCCGACCTCGGTTGCGCTCAACCGCATCGCCATCGCCGATGCGGGGTCCAGCAAGAGCACTCTCGGCGGCATCGTGCTGGCCAACGGGCGCTTTGCCATCGGCGAGCGGGTGAAGCCGGTGTTGGAGGCGGGCCGCACAGCCGGTCTCCTCGTCTTCGAGGACAGCGAGGCGGCTTTCCGGACCTTCTTCGGTCTGGTCGGCCGCGATATTCAGATCCGACTTCTTCTCGGCGACGCGCTCGATCTCGATGCCGCCGGGATCCGGAGCGACGCGGCCCGTGCCGTCGAGCAGTTCCTGGCCCTCTACGGCCGGGCGAAACCCTGA
- a CDS encoding TerB family tellurite resistance protein, which yields MPILIIFTAVVASVLIWLLRAHYTVKQLKEIDQDTKGLQRKAKSVFEGFVGTPLQRVNDVRLAAVILMIQIVRTGSPITASEKTRIFELMENPLEIQTISATFERAWRYTQERRPFSLVADPLLPLFREKLTGEERMQFVDMLTKVASAHSAPSELQREALARLKRRLIAGRPELATSRAGNFG from the coding sequence TTGCCGATCCTCATCATTTTCACCGCCGTCGTCGCCAGCGTTTTGATTTGGCTCCTGCGGGCCCATTACACGGTCAAGCAGCTCAAGGAGATCGATCAGGACACCAAGGGGCTTCAGCGCAAGGCGAAGTCGGTGTTCGAGGGCTTCGTCGGGACGCCATTGCAGCGGGTGAACGACGTGCGGCTCGCGGCCGTGATCCTGATGATCCAGATCGTGCGCACCGGCAGCCCGATCACGGCATCCGAGAAGACCCGCATCTTCGAACTCATGGAAAACCCGCTGGAGATCCAGACGATCTCCGCGACCTTCGAGCGGGCATGGCGCTACACGCAGGAGCGCCGCCCGTTCTCGCTCGTCGCCGATCCGCTGCTGCCGCTGTTTCGCGAGAAGCTGACCGGCGAGGAGCGGATGCAGTTCGTGGACATGCTGACGAAGGTCGCCTCCGCCCATTCCGCTCCGAGCGAGCTGCAGCGTGAGGCCTTGGCGCGGTTGAAGCGGCGGCTGATCGCCGGCAGGCCGGAACTGGCGACAAGTCGCGCCGGCAACTTCGGATAG
- a CDS encoding acyl-CoA carboxylase subunit beta produces the protein MKDILEKLEERRAQARLGGGEKRLEAQHKRGKLTARERIELLLDHGSFEEFDMFVQHRSTDFGMEKQKIPGDGVVTGWGTVNGRTVFLFSKDFTVFGGSLSEAHAAKIVKVQDMALKMRAPIIGIFDAGGARIQEGVAALGGYGEVFRRNVAASGVIPQISVIMGPCAGGDVYSPAMTDFIFMVRDTSYMFVTGPDVVKTVTNEVVTAEELGGAKVHTSKSSIADGSFENDVEAILQIRRLLDFLPANNIEGVPEIESFDDVNRLDKSLDTLIPDNPNKPYDMGELIRRVVDEGDFFEIQAAYARNIITGFGRVEGRTVGFVANQPLVLAGVLDSDASRKAARFVRFCNAFSIPIVTFVDVPGFLPGTAQEYGGLIKHGAKLLFAYSQATVPLVTIITRKAFGGAYDVMASKHVGADLNYAWPTAQIAVMGAKGAVEIIFRAEIGDADKIAERTKEYEDRFLSPFVAAERGYIDEVIMPHSTRKRIARALGMLRTKEMEQPWKKHDNIPL, from the coding sequence ATGAAGGACATTCTCGAGAAGCTTGAGGAGCGTCGCGCGCAGGCCCGTCTCGGCGGCGGGGAAAAGCGGCTCGAGGCGCAGCACAAGCGCGGCAAGCTCACAGCGCGCGAGCGTATCGAACTCCTGCTCGACCACGGGTCGTTCGAGGAATTCGACATGTTCGTGCAGCACCGCTCCACAGATTTCGGCATGGAGAAGCAGAAGATCCCCGGCGACGGCGTCGTCACCGGCTGGGGCACCGTCAACGGACGCACCGTCTTCCTGTTCTCCAAGGACTTCACGGTGTTCGGCGGCTCGCTCTCCGAGGCGCACGCGGCCAAGATCGTCAAGGTCCAGGACATGGCGCTGAAGATGCGCGCGCCGATCATCGGCATCTTCGATGCCGGCGGCGCCCGCATCCAAGAGGGCGTGGCGGCACTCGGCGGCTACGGCGAGGTGTTCCGCCGCAACGTCGCGGCGTCCGGCGTGATCCCGCAGATCTCGGTCATCATGGGGCCGTGCGCAGGCGGCGACGTCTACTCGCCGGCCATGACCGACTTTATCTTCATGGTGCGCGACACGAGCTACATGTTCGTGACCGGTCCCGACGTGGTGAAGACCGTCACCAATGAGGTCGTCACGGCCGAAGAACTCGGCGGCGCCAAGGTTCACACCTCGAAATCCTCGATCGCCGACGGCTCGTTCGAGAACGACGTCGAGGCGATCCTCCAGATCCGCCGGTTGCTCGACTTCCTGCCCGCCAACAACATCGAGGGCGTGCCGGAGATCGAGAGCTTCGACGACGTCAACCGCCTCGACAAGTCGCTCGACACGCTGATCCCGGACAACCCGAACAAACCCTACGACATGGGCGAACTCATCCGCCGCGTGGTGGACGAGGGCGACTTCTTCGAGATCCAGGCAGCTTACGCCCGCAACATCATCACCGGCTTCGGCCGCGTCGAGGGCCGCACCGTCGGCTTCGTCGCCAACCAGCCGCTGGTGCTGGCAGGCGTGCTCGATTCGGACGCCTCCCGCAAGGCGGCCCGCTTCGTGCGCTTCTGCAACGCCTTCTCGATCCCGATCGTCACTTTCGTCGATGTGCCAGGCTTCCTGCCGGGCACGGCGCAGGAATATGGCGGTCTGATCAAACACGGCGCCAAGCTGCTCTTCGCCTACTCCCAGGCCACTGTGCCGCTCGTCACCATCATCACCCGCAAGGCCTTCGGCGGCGCCTACGACGTCATGGCGTCGAAGCATGTCGGCGCCGACCTGAACTACGCGTGGCCGACGGCGCAGATCGCCGTGATGGGCGCCAAGGGAGCGGTCGAGATCATCTTCCGCGCCGAGATCGGCGACGCGGATAAGATCGCCGAGCGGACCAAGGAATACGAGGACCGCTTCCTCTCGCCCTTCGTGGCGGCGGAGCGCGGCTACATCGACGAGGTGATCATGCCCCACTCCACCCGCAAGCGCATCGCGCGGGCGCTGGGGATGCTGCGCACCAAGGAGATGGAGCAGCCCTGGAAGAAGCACGACAACATCCCGCTCTGA
- a CDS encoding ATP12 family chaperone protein: protein MSTSGDDVTRDWLGEPGENGRPDRVQASRSGTGPTLPKRFYAQAGLTETEGGFRLVLDGRGANTPGRRPLVVPDRVLGEALAGEWEAQAEVIDPRTMPLTRLVNTTIDGVVERRAAVAEDLAAFAGTDLVAYRAGAPERLVAMQAEAWDPLVAWVAETLGARLFLAEGVMHVEQPEGSVAALRAAIEAVDDPFRLAALHTLTTLTGSLVIALAVLHGRLSADDAWAAAHVDETYQASVWGRDAEAEARLAHRRTEFETATMVAQRPN from the coding sequence ATGAGCACTTCAGGCGACGACGTCACCCGTGATTGGCTGGGCGAACCCGGGGAGAACGGAAGACCCGACCGCGTCCAAGCCTCTCGCTCCGGTACGGGGCCGACTCTGCCGAAGCGCTTCTACGCGCAGGCCGGCCTCACGGAGACCGAGGGCGGCTTCCGCCTCGTCCTCGACGGGCGCGGGGCCAACACACCGGGCCGCCGACCGCTGGTCGTGCCCGACCGGGTGCTGGGCGAAGCGCTCGCGGGGGAATGGGAGGCGCAGGCGGAAGTGATCGACCCGCGCACCATGCCGCTGACCCGCCTCGTGAACACCACGATCGACGGCGTGGTGGAACGTCGCGCCGCGGTCGCGGAGGATCTGGCCGCCTTTGCCGGCACCGATCTTGTCGCCTACCGGGCCGGGGCGCCGGAACGCCTCGTCGCGATGCAGGCCGAGGCCTGGGATCCGCTCGTGGCTTGGGTGGCCGAGACGCTGGGCGCGCGGCTGTTCCTCGCCGAGGGGGTCATGCATGTCGAGCAACCGGAGGGCTCGGTGGCGGCGTTGCGTGCCGCGATCGAAGCGGTGGACGACCCCTTCCGCCTCGCGGCCCTTCACACGCTCACGACGCTGACCGGCTCCCTCGTGATCGCTCTGGCCGTCCTACATGGCCGCCTAAGCGCGGACGACGCCTGGGCGGCGGCTCATGTGGACGAGACCTATCAGGCGAGCGTCTGGGGCCGCGATGCGGAAGCCGAGGCGCGTCTCGCCCACCGCCGGACGGAGTTCGAGACCGCGACGATGGTGGCGCAGCGACCCAACTGA